In Arthrobacter sp. B3I9, the following are encoded in one genomic region:
- the ruvX gene encoding Holliday junction resolvase RuvX, which produces MNESAVPGDYPKGVKLGVDVGTVRVGVAVCDRDGILATPLRTLERNAKKNTDVRILAALADELHAVEIFVGLPRTMKGEEHASARMATEYATLLAGALRDRGADVPVRLVDERLSTVTAHRNLHEAGMSSRNHRKVVDQVAAAGILQHAIDMQRARGTEIGSRVDARSAAGPTRDGASAGRDVHTQSAENGRLQ; this is translated from the coding sequence GTGAACGAATCTGCTGTGCCCGGTGACTACCCCAAGGGCGTGAAGCTCGGGGTGGACGTCGGCACCGTCCGGGTGGGCGTCGCGGTCTGCGACCGCGACGGCATCCTGGCGACGCCCCTGCGCACGCTGGAACGGAACGCGAAGAAGAACACGGACGTGCGGATCCTGGCGGCCCTGGCCGACGAGCTCCACGCCGTGGAGATCTTCGTGGGGCTGCCGCGGACGATGAAAGGCGAAGAGCACGCCTCGGCGCGGATGGCCACGGAGTATGCAACGCTCCTGGCGGGCGCCCTCCGGGACCGCGGCGCCGATGTCCCGGTGCGGCTCGTGGATGAGCGGCTGAGCACGGTGACCGCCCACCGCAACCTGCACGAAGCTGGCATGAGCAGCCGCAATCACCGTAAAGTAGTTGATCAGGTCGCGGCCGCAGGTATCCTGCAGCACGCGATTGATATGCAAAGGGCCAGGGGAACGGAGATCGGAAGCCGCGTTGACGCGCGTTCCGCTGCGGGGCCAACCCGGGACGGCGCATCCGCCGGCCGGGACGTACACACGCAATCTGCGGAAAACGGAAGGCTACAGTGA